CCGGGCAGCAATTTGAACATTTTGACCGCAATAACAGCCTCCTGGCCAACCGGGTGTATGCTTTACTCCAGGATACTTCAGAGAATCTATGGGTTTCGGCATCCAACCGCGGATTTTCAGTCCTGACCGATTCCGGCGTAGTACACCACGGAGCCAATACGGATTTTATTGACATTCCCGTTAAAGCCATGTTATTGGACAGCAATGGAGGTGCATGGATTGGTACGGAAGGCAAAGGATTGGTTTATAAAGACAATTTGTCCTTTATTTTTTTTACGGAATCCCTGGGCCTTGCCGGAAACTGGGTAAAAGACATTATCCGCGACCCATCCGGAAATCTTTGGGTTGGGACAAATGACGGGATCAGTAAAGCAAATGTTACCAGGGATTCACTTGGATTATCTATTGACTTTAAGAATTTTGATGCCAAAGTGGGATTGCCCCGACCCTATACCAATGACCTGCATGCCGACAAACTCGGAAGAATATGGGCCGCTCTCAGATTCGGGGGGTTGGCCTGTATTGAACAAGATTCCATAAAGTTTATCCTCGATCGGTCCAACGTGTTATTCACGGAATCCATTCGTTCGCTCGCTGAAGACTCTAGCGGATACCTTTGGATGGGTACTGCAGATGCCGGAGTTGGCCGATTGTCTTTGTATTCCGATAGCCTGGACATTTCTTTTTTACCGCTCGATAAGCTTTATTCTGAGAATATTTATTCGCTTGTTATCGATGATGAGCAGCGTTTATGGGCAGGGAGTCAACAAGGAGTGGATTGTATCCGCTTTACCGAAGATCGAAATCTTCTCGAGGTGAAACATTATGGTCGGGCTGAAGGATTTTCCGGCATCGAAAATTGCACCAATGCAGTGCTTAAGGATCATCAAGGTAATTTATGGTTCGGTACCATGAACGGATTGACCAAATATAATGCCCAATACACCAATAAGGACACCATTCCTCCTTTCCTGCGTTTCACCAATGTTGCCCTCGAATACACTCCCCTGCGCGAAACCAAATTTGCCCAAATCATGGACAACTGGGGACGGGTAAAAGGCGCCCTTTTCCTGCCCTGGAACATCAATGATATCACTTTTGAGTTCCAGGGTACAGACCTTTCGGCTCCGCAAGCCATTCAATACCGGTGGAAACTGGAAGGACTCGATGAAGCATGGAGTCCCTTTTCCGAAAACAATACGGTACGCTACGCCAATCTTGCCCCTGGGCAATATTCTTTTTTGGTGAAGAGCCTCAATAGTAACGAGATTGAATCCTCAGAACCTATATCCTTTCCCTTTACCATCCAGGCCCCTTTCTGGCAAAAAAAATGGTTCCCATGGGCCATTGCCGGGCTACTGATTTTGCTCCTCGGAGCCATAGTGAAAAAAAGATTCAACCAGCTAAAACGAAAGTCCTACCAAAAGGAACAGCAATTATCCATGGAAAAGAAAATGCTGGAACTGGAACAAAAGGCTCTGCAACTTCAGATGAATCCGCATTTTATTTTTAATACCCTCAATTCTATACAGGCCCTCATTGGTCAAAAAGACCCCAAACAGGCGCGGTATTACCTGTCAAAATTTTCACGGCTGATGCGAAAGGTGCTCGAAAATTCAAGATCCGAACTCATCCCTCTTGCGGATGAAATGAAAAGCCTAGATGACTATCTTTCCCTGGAGCAATTTGGTAAAGACCAGGCCTTCACTTACGAGATCACAGCGAACCCGGGCATTGCCACGGAAGATGTTTTCATTCCGCCACTGATGATCCAGCCGTTTGTGGAAAACGCTATTGTGCATGGGCTGGCTCCTTCAGGAAAAAACGGCCGGATCGCCATCCTGTTTGAACAAAACCAGGATCAACTGCTGTGCACCGTTACCGACAATGGTATTGGCCGTGCAGCCGCATCGAAACAAAAAAGTCAGCGGGAATCGCATCATAAATCAATGGGGCTGGAGGTGACTGCGGAACGACTATATCTGCTGAATAAAAATATACAGGATGGTTTTATAATTGAGGATATTATTAACCAGGATGGTTCCCCAGGCGGAACGAAGGTTTTAATAAAGTTAAAAATCTGATTTATTGCCTGGTGGATTTCATGTGCAAAAAATCATCGGTGCACACTGAGAAAATTTACCCCCTAATTATTCAAACACCCGTGATAATACCTCCCTTCGTTCATGATAAATTTTTATAATCAACTCTCCAAACAAAGTGTTCGCCCAGGCAAACCATGACCGGTTGAAATCCGAAGGGTCGTCCTTGTGAAATGCCTCGTGCATGAATCCCGTTCCGGCATGTGTATTTTTTAACATTTGCAGACAAAACACGATTTCCTTTTCGTCGGTACTCGTGATCGCTCTCAAAATAATACCCATCGGCCAAATTTTTTCTTTCCCCGTATGAGGACTGGCCTGCCCCTCCCCTGCTTTCCCTTTCAGGTAGTACGGGTTGCTTTCGCTCAGTAGAAAAGTCCGTGTATTTTTATACCAATCATCTTCAGTGGAATGTGCGCCCAGGTAAGCCAGTGACATTAATGAAGGTACATTGGCATCATCCATAAACACTTTATTCCCGAACCCATCCACCTCATAGGCATAAATCTCCCCAAAGTCAAGGTGTTCTGTAATGGCATACTGACGGATGGCGGCATCCACCTCTGCGGCAAATTCGGTCAATTCATTCGCGGTTGAATCATCCTTCAAAACATCCCGGAATAGAGCAGACAATTGCCGTAAGGAAATGACTGCAAAAATATTGGAAGGGATTAAAAACGGAAACAGTGTGGCATCATCTGAAGGGCGAAACATAGAGGCAATCAATCCAACGGGTTTCAGGGGCCTTCCAGTGCCTGAAAAAGTGGGGGCATCGATCATAGCCGTAGTTTGACGGACAAATGAGTAGGGAGATTTTCCGTCTTTACGTTGTTCTGTCCGGAATGTTTTGACCACCAATTGCATCGCTCGCTCCCAGTCCTGATCAAAAATGGAAGCATCCCCCGTGATGACAAAATATTCATAAGACAGCCGGACAGCATAACACAGGGAGTCGATTTCCCACTTTCTTTCATGTACGCCAGGAATAGGCGAAGGCCGGTCACTCTTCCAGTCCGACTCCTTAGTCAGGTCTTTGTAAAAAGCATTGGCATAAGGATCTTTAAGAATACATTTTATCTGTCTGTTGATCAACCCTTTTACCAGGTTCCTCAATTTTTCATCTTTTGTAATGAGCGGCATATACGGCCAAACCTGGGCGGTGGAATCCCTCAGCCACATGGCATCGATATCCCCGGTGATGATAAAAGTATCGGGCTTCCCGTCAATAACCTCGTAATCTACCGTAGTATCCAGGGTATTGGGATAACAATTCTCAAACATCCAGGCGAGTTCCTCATCTTTTATGGCAGCTTTTACTTCTTTGATAAGGGCCTCCACTGCCTCACTGGTAAAAGTACGATCCTTCAGCGGAGGGCGATTGGATTTTAATACCCGGGGAAATATCCGCGAAAAATCCAGGGATAGAGACGCAGGGAATGCAAAAGCTCCAAGTGCCATGGAATGGTGTTTCAAAAATATTCTTCTATCCATAAATTTTATGCTGTAATTTGGAATCGTTCAGGAAATAAGGCAATTCCAAAACTACGGTTTAATCACAAAAATAAAAAGAGTGTGAATTCATTTATTTTTTTAAAAAAATACCTGATCTCTATCACGAGGCGTAAAAATGCATTTCACCGTATTCCCACAAGTCCATAGCTTCTGCAAAAGTCCTTAAGCCATTTTTGAATTCGAGTACATTATTCCTGTCCACTTTATAAACAATTGGCTGATTTTGAATGACACCATTTTTCCATTGTTTAAAACATTGTTTGATCAAATCAATTTCTTCATCTTTGGTAATATCCATGTCCAACCGGTACAAACTCCTCATAAGCCCAATAACCGCTTCAGGAGTATTATCATCTATATGAATCATGGGGGAAAGCCGTATAAAACGATCACAAGGTTCTTCATCAAGTTGCTCAAAGAGAAACATCAATGCGACATAATTAGCCCAGTCAGGGGGCTCATAGAGAATAGTTTTAGCCTGATTCAAAACTGATTTGACAAAATAGGCCAATTGGTTTTTTAACTTAAAAAAATTCCATTTCTTTCGGCGGTCCTCAATAGCACATTGCTTTATCTTGTAGAATTGTTCTTTATCCTCTGCGGACATTAATTTATTTCCCGTACCAAGCGACACAATACTGATTTCACTTTTAGGAACACCCAGTTTTATCGCTTCAATTATTCCGGCAACAACGGGATTATTAAAACCACCCAAAGCCCCATCCCATAACTCATAAAAAACCTCGGTTTGTTTGGCTTTAAACCTGGCTGGAAAATCAAAATACTGAATCGGCGCATTGGAAGAACCGTGGATGGCTTGTGTCAGTCGGATAGAGTCAAAACATTCATCTCCTTCTTCATACCCGTAAGATTTAAAAAATTTGGCCCTGTTATTCAGGGCGTCATAAGTACACACGACGATCCTCAATTGATCCTTTCCGATAAATTCAGGCAGCTCACACATCTGGCGTTTATCAATTTCGGGAAACAGCCGTTTAAAGGCCTCTCCTTTTCTTTTAGCACTATATTTGGGCCCGAAGGCACCAAATAACCGGGTATAATCCGTAGGAAAGAAACGCTCCATAAAACGATTCTTGCTAAAAATGGATTCCCGGATTCCTCTGTTTTCAAATAGAGAAAGGGCCTGCGTCAGCGGCCAGTTCTCGGCAAGAGCTGCCAAAACAATACTTCCCCCGGAATTGGCTATGACAAGGTCATATTCCTTCAACACCTGATGACCTGACCACCCCGGATAACGTTCATTTAAAGTCAATAACTGAAGTATCGCCCAGCTTCCTCCACCATCCAATGATAATATTTTATACATGGCATATATATTTTAAAATCCCAAATCAATCAGGTGGATCATCAACATGCCCTGGACCACAAACCTCACAATCCGGAACAATCCAAAAATCAATAACATTCTGAAAGGGTACTTCAATACGGATACTGCCAACACCACCGTGGCATAAGGAGAAAAAGGAAAAAGGGCAGCAATAGTGATAAAGGCACCGCCCCATTTTCGGGTCAGGTTAATATATTTTTCCAATCTCTTTTCGGTAAATGCTTTGATCTTAGGGCGACCTGAGATCCAGGTACCAATCTTATAGGAAATCACACCTCCCATATAGGACAGCACCCCCAGCAGGGTAAGCATAAATACCGGCGAATTAAATTTACCTGCCCAAAGCATAAAAATATCGGGGGGAAGAGGGCCTAAAATGGCTTCGGAGACAAAAAAAATGGACAGGACCTCAATATTCGTAAATTTATCAATAGCCCCCTGGTACAACTGGTCAAAATCCAGTAAAAACCTTCCCAATAGAATAAAGGCCACAATAACCAATCCGTAAAAAAAAACTATCTTAAGGACATTGGTACCGATAAAAGTGTAATAACCTTTACGCTTGTAGTAAAAAAACTTCCTTTGTAAGTTTTGAATGATTCTGCTTATCTGATCCATTATTACAGTTTGTCAGGGTTAAAAAAAACGCATTTTATTGAGGTATTGAACCATCTGTGACTTGATCCTTATTGAGGTATTTTAACCTTTCTCTGAGATTTGAAAAAGTATTTATCGGGAAATTTGAACTCACCAGATTGGTGACCCATGCAGGGACAGCTCCTCCCGGATCCACCTCAAGGAAATATTTAACTTTAACTTTTTCGGGGCCAATGGGAATCACCTCCAGCACGGAATAGTATTCTTTTATCCTGACAAACCCTTTTTTTTCAGGCAATATGTCCGGTACATTTTCCAGTTTCACCATCAGGTGCCCGGTCTTTGGATCCTTTTTTACACTCAAATGCAGGACGACAAACCGATCCATAATCGGCCAGGGTGCCTTCGCCTCAGTATAATAGATCAATTCCTCCTCATTGATCTTTCTGATCACATAAGGATTAGAAGCCGCATAATTCCAATATTGGTATTCTGCCACGTTCAATACAATGGAAGCATACTGAGCCAAAGTTGTTTCTGCCTCAAACCCGGCCCTTACGGCATTGAAGTCAGAATTTTCACGTTTACAGGAGTATACTTTAATACCGTCCTTGACCGTCTGTAACTCACAATCCGGCTGAGCCGAAGTGCTAAGACTCAAAAAGAGAAACAGAAAGAAAAAAGAACCCGCTTTAAGACATTTTAGATGACACATATATCATGCATATTTTTGCAATAAAAAATAAGTGCCAATTGGATGTTGTCAAAATATCAGCTCAGTTCAGTGGAATAAGCGTGTTCAAAAACCTGCTCACGGTACTGCTTGAGGAAGTAATCAATCGTTTCAATTCTGAGTTTTATAGAACCTTTAGGTTTGTTTTCATCGATATCCTTGAAACTAAAAAACGGAGTTCCGGAAGTTTCGATGATCTCTTCAATGACATTGTAGGTTGGAGCATCGTGACCGCACTTAAAGCTAGACAATTCCAACGCCACCAGGTTGGGGTGCCTGGCAACGAATTTGGCAGCCCACAACTTAATATTTACATTGGAACTCAGAGACCTTTTCCACACATCAGAAATCTCCATAGGATCATTTATCCTTCCTGACCGAATGTCATCCCCGAAAACCTGCTCAAGCGTAGCGTCGTCTAAAGGCAGAATATCCTGGGCCAGCACGGGATAGCCCAATTTCTGGAATTCATCGAAAATCTCGTGATTGATCCCGGGATCCTTATGATAAGGCCGTCCGAGTAATACGATACCTATTTTATGGTTGGCCTCCAACTCATCCAGCACAGTTCTTGAAGCTTTCCTCATTTCATTCCGGTATTGTTCAAGCATTTTCCAACCTGTTTCAATCGCACGTTTATTTTCTTTCCGTGTCAGTCCAAAAATGGGTTTGAACATTTCATACATCTGTTGTTCGAATAACTCCGGTTCCGCCAGATTGATAAAAGGGCTGACGTATTTTATACCTTTTTCAGCAAAAATATCTCCCTCCTTCGTAAAGGCCGCTTTGACAGATTCAGGCGAAGGAGCAATGGAGGGACATGCCCATTTTCCTACCATATCTTTCAACCCGGCATCCAGGTTGCCTATCATGGGAAAGAAAATCATGTCCAGTTTCCTTTTTTCATGCTGGACGTAAAGCAGATCATGCACGTGAGAAAGGGTCACCTTACTGGGGTAACAAGGATCAA
This sequence is a window from Lewinellaceae bacterium. Protein-coding genes within it:
- a CDS encoding histidine kinase: MIKFTERISPFLWSAILCLYFSTLPDLVVGQQFNFHNYSISDGLAQSQVYSILKDSRGYLWLGTNGGGLSRFDGLGFYNYSRKDGLSGSYVFALQEDKDGNLWIGTDKGICVYDGVKFKTYALDSLERQVIIALTIDQKGKIWLGTAAGLYLFDGKYFTNQNALLPKNIPNLRINCLFPDKKDNLWIGLDNQIICLGEETTSWGYQNGFTGGKVYAISQDHHENLWLATSRGAFVFDGKTFSRLNTGNGLKSNFVQSLFIDRDHKTWLAYQDKGLSVFNPVDSSLTHLSEQEGLCKNDIRCITQDQWGNIWLGSSGGGISKYSGQQFEHFDRNNSLLANRVYALLQDTSENLWVSASNRGFSVLTDSGVVHHGANTDFIDIPVKAMLLDSNGGAWIGTEGKGLVYKDNLSFIFFTESLGLAGNWVKDIIRDPSGNLWVGTNDGISKANVTRDSLGLSIDFKNFDAKVGLPRPYTNDLHADKLGRIWAALRFGGLACIEQDSIKFILDRSNVLFTESIRSLAEDSSGYLWMGTADAGVGRLSLYSDSLDISFLPLDKLYSENIYSLVIDDEQRLWAGSQQGVDCIRFTEDRNLLEVKHYGRAEGFSGIENCTNAVLKDHQGNLWFGTMNGLTKYNAQYTNKDTIPPFLRFTNVALEYTPLRETKFAQIMDNWGRVKGALFLPWNINDITFEFQGTDLSAPQAIQYRWKLEGLDEAWSPFSENNTVRYANLAPGQYSFLVKSLNSNEIESSEPISFPFTIQAPFWQKKWFPWAIAGLLILLLGAIVKKRFNQLKRKSYQKEQQLSMEKKMLELEQKALQLQMNPHFIFNTLNSIQALIGQKDPKQARYYLSKFSRLMRKVLENSRSELIPLADEMKSLDDYLSLEQFGKDQAFTYEITANPGIATEDVFIPPLMIQPFVENAIVHGLAPSGKNGRIAILFEQNQDQLLCTVTDNGIGRAAASKQKSQRESHHKSMGLEVTAERLYLLNKNIQDGFIIEDIINQDGSPGGTKVLIKLKI
- a CDS encoding glycoside hydrolase family 125 protein; this encodes MDRRIFLKHHSMALGAFAFPASLSLDFSRIFPRVLKSNRPPLKDRTFTSEAVEALIKEVKAAIKDEELAWMFENCYPNTLDTTVDYEVIDGKPDTFIITGDIDAMWLRDSTAQVWPYMPLITKDEKLRNLVKGLINRQIKCILKDPYANAFYKDLTKESDWKSDRPSPIPGVHERKWEIDSLCYAVRLSYEYFVITGDASIFDQDWERAMQLVVKTFRTEQRKDGKSPYSFVRQTTAMIDAPTFSGTGRPLKPVGLIASMFRPSDDATLFPFLIPSNIFAVISLRQLSALFRDVLKDDSTANELTEFAAEVDAAIRQYAITEHLDFGEIYAYEVDGFGNKVFMDDANVPSLMSLAYLGAHSTEDDWYKNTRTFLLSESNPYYLKGKAGEGQASPHTGKEKIWPMGIILRAITSTDEKEIVFCLQMLKNTHAGTGFMHEAFHKDDPSDFNRSWFAWANTLFGELIIKIYHERREVLSRVFE
- a CDS encoding patatin-like phospholipase family protein, yielding MYKILSLDGGGSWAILQLLTLNERYPGWSGHQVLKEYDLVIANSGGSIVLAALAENWPLTQALSLFENRGIRESIFSKNRFMERFFPTDYTRLFGAFGPKYSAKRKGEAFKRLFPEIDKRQMCELPEFIGKDQLRIVVCTYDALNNRAKFFKSYGYEEGDECFDSIRLTQAIHGSSNAPIQYFDFPARFKAKQTEVFYELWDGALGGFNNPVVAGIIEAIKLGVPKSEISIVSLGTGNKLMSAEDKEQFYKIKQCAIEDRRKKWNFFKLKNQLAYFVKSVLNQAKTILYEPPDWANYVALMFLFEQLDEEPCDRFIRLSPMIHIDDNTPEAVIGLMRSLYRLDMDITKDEEIDLIKQCFKQWKNGVIQNQPIVYKVDRNNVLEFKNGLRTFAEAMDLWEYGEMHFYAS